Proteins from a genomic interval of Bradyrhizobium sp. CCBAU 53340:
- the addA gene encoding double-strand break repair helicase AddA — protein sequence MVKPPRPIPDEVRARQARASDPTASAFVSANAGSGKTHVLVQRVIRLLLSGVPPEKILCITFTKAAAANMAERVFTTLGHWVTLDDAGLDAAIRAVGIPHPGAKLRREARKLFACALETPGGLKVQTIHALCTRLLQQFPFEANVPARFAVMDDRDQTDMMERANLKVFLEAARDPDSVTGRALQTAMANAADVTFKEVVREACLSRDHFMAWTDEAGNAGAAAEQMAAVLGVDASERIEDVETEILDGPFLPRSRWDDIAFALEDGSKSDNDQASRLREAKVFSGAAQVDAYLSVFLTDEKLPRKAVLTKKFGEHNPSVSRLFENEALRISGLVEKRRAVTMRDRTAALLHIATAAAANYRREKQERGLLDYDDLIDKTLAMLDRISSGWVHYKLDRGVDHVLIDEAQDTSPRQWDIVAHIISEFTAGEGAREGLNRTVFAVGDEKQSIFSFQGAAPHEFDARRRELHRKFTAAGLKFDPVAFTYSFRSGATILHSVDHVFRDPAIYKSIHSVEIGHPLHNALADAGPSVIELWDLAEADDRQEIEGWRAPFDGVAVTSPEVKLARRIQAEIKRLVESGTLTGHEGERRPLRYGDMLILVRRRGNAFDAVIQALKHANVPVAGADRLKLTEHIAIIDLMNLADALLLPQDDLALAVALKSPLFGLDDDDLFQIAHDRKGSLRRALGEHAADSEKFTTVLRRLEACEMRAREETPFAFYAWLLGGDGGRARILRRLGHEANDALDEFLELALNCERKAPASLQGFMAWLRSADTEVKRDMEITRDEVRVMTVHGAKGLEASVVFMVDTTSSPADSQRVRLIHVPRGNGGEVVVWAGRKADDPKPVADARKAMLEETEDEYRRLLYVAMTRAADRLIVGGCMPGNMRTVRKLSWYDLIDTGLSGSGLTKETIETPHGKVTRFARPEDVAALGTPATSVDQTITLPDWLRLPAPREMIEDDAVRPSGQPAEEGRSVRSGESVQSRALALQRGTLVHRLLQSLPDIATERRREAALGFMARNAADWTETDRTALADKVLALIAEPRFAAVFAAGSRAEVAIVGKLDRPGRPPALVSGQIDRLVVRPEEVLIVDFKTNQAAPRSVAEAPTTYVRQLALYRAVLSRLYPQKPIRAVLLWTEALEYMEISAPALDAALASLHLSVSVLDPARGRS from the coding sequence ATGGTGAAGCCGCCCCGCCCCATCCCCGACGAAGTGCGCGCGCGACAGGCGCGCGCGTCGGATCCGACCGCGTCGGCGTTCGTCTCGGCCAATGCCGGCTCGGGCAAGACGCATGTGCTGGTGCAGCGCGTGATCCGCCTCTTGCTGTCGGGCGTGCCGCCGGAAAAGATCCTCTGCATCACCTTCACCAAGGCCGCCGCCGCCAACATGGCCGAGCGCGTGTTCACGACGCTTGGCCATTGGGTAACGCTTGACGACGCCGGGCTCGATGCCGCGATCCGCGCCGTCGGCATCCCGCATCCCGGCGCGAAGCTTCGACGCGAGGCGCGAAAGCTGTTCGCTTGCGCGCTGGAGACGCCCGGCGGCTTGAAGGTGCAGACCATTCACGCGCTCTGCACCCGCCTCCTCCAGCAATTCCCGTTCGAGGCCAATGTGCCGGCGCGGTTCGCCGTGATGGACGACCGCGACCAGACCGACATGATGGAGCGCGCCAATCTGAAGGTGTTTTTGGAGGCCGCGCGCGATCCTGACAGCGTCACCGGCCGCGCGCTGCAGACCGCGATGGCGAACGCCGCCGATGTCACCTTCAAGGAGGTCGTGCGAGAGGCCTGCCTCAGCCGCGACCATTTCATGGCCTGGACCGATGAAGCCGGCAATGCCGGGGCCGCGGCCGAACAAATGGCGGCCGTGCTGGGCGTCGATGCGAGCGAGCGCATCGAGGACGTCGAGACCGAGATCCTCGACGGCCCGTTCCTGCCGCGGTCGCGCTGGGACGATATCGCCTTTGCGCTGGAGGACGGCAGCAAATCCGACAACGACCAGGCGAGCCGGCTCCGCGAGGCCAAGGTGTTTTCCGGCGCGGCGCAGGTCGATGCTTATCTGTCCGTCTTCCTCACCGACGAAAAGCTGCCGCGCAAGGCGGTGCTGACCAAGAAGTTCGGCGAACACAATCCGTCGGTCTCGCGCCTGTTCGAGAATGAAGCGCTACGGATCAGCGGATTGGTCGAGAAACGCCGGGCGGTGACCATGCGCGACCGCACCGCGGCACTGCTGCACATTGCGACCGCCGCTGCCGCGAATTACCGCCGCGAGAAGCAGGAGCGCGGCCTGCTGGATTACGACGACCTCATCGACAAGACGCTGGCGATGCTCGACCGCATCTCATCTGGCTGGGTGCATTACAAGCTCGATCGTGGCGTCGATCACGTGCTGATCGACGAAGCGCAGGACACCAGCCCGCGACAATGGGATATCGTCGCGCACATCATCTCGGAATTCACGGCCGGCGAAGGCGCGCGCGAGGGGCTGAATCGCACGGTCTTCGCCGTCGGCGACGAGAAGCAGTCGATCTTTTCGTTCCAGGGCGCCGCGCCCCACGAGTTCGACGCGCGCCGGCGCGAGCTGCACCGCAAGTTCACCGCGGCCGGGCTGAAGTTCGATCCTGTTGCCTTCACCTATTCGTTCCGCTCGGGTGCGACGATCCTGCACTCGGTCGACCACGTCTTCCGCGACCCCGCGATCTACAAGAGCATCCATTCGGTCGAGATCGGTCATCCCCTGCACAATGCGCTGGCCGATGCCGGCCCCAGCGTGATCGAACTGTGGGATCTGGCCGAGGCAGATGACCGGCAGGAGATCGAGGGCTGGCGCGCGCCATTTGACGGCGTCGCCGTGACCAGCCCCGAGGTCAAGCTCGCCCGCCGCATCCAGGCCGAGATCAAGCGGCTGGTCGAGAGCGGCACGCTGACGGGACACGAGGGCGAGCGACGTCCGCTGCGCTATGGCGACATGCTGATCCTGGTGCGCAGGCGCGGCAATGCGTTCGACGCCGTGATCCAGGCGCTGAAGCACGCCAACGTACCTGTCGCTGGCGCCGACCGGTTGAAGCTGACCGAGCACATCGCGATCATCGATCTGATGAACCTCGCGGATGCGCTGCTGCTGCCGCAGGACGACCTTGCGCTGGCGGTGGCGCTGAAGAGCCCGCTGTTCGGCCTCGATGACGACGATCTGTTTCAGATAGCCCACGACCGCAAGGGTTCGCTGCGCCGCGCCCTCGGCGAGCATGCGGCGGACAGCGAGAAGTTTACGACCGTGCTGCGGCGCCTCGAAGCCTGCGAGATGCGCGCGCGCGAGGAGACGCCGTTCGCATTCTACGCCTGGCTGCTCGGCGGCGATGGGGGTCGCGCGCGCATCCTGCGCCGGCTCGGCCATGAGGCCAATGACGCGCTCGACGAATTCCTGGAACTGGCGCTGAATTGCGAGCGCAAGGCACCCGCCTCGCTGCAGGGCTTCATGGCCTGGCTGCGTTCGGCCGACACCGAGGTGAAGCGCGACATGGAGATCACCCGCGACGAGGTCCGGGTGATGACGGTGCACGGCGCCAAGGGCCTGGAAGCCTCGGTCGTGTTCATGGTCGACACCACGTCGTCGCCCGCCGACTCGCAGCGGGTCCGGTTGATCCACGTGCCGCGCGGCAATGGCGGCGAGGTCGTGGTCTGGGCCGGCCGCAAGGCTGACGATCCCAAGCCGGTCGCCGACGCGCGCAAGGCGATGCTCGAGGAGACCGAGGACGAATATCGCCGCCTGCTCTATGTCGCGATGACGCGCGCGGCCGACCGGCTGATCGTCGGCGGCTGCATGCCCGGCAATATGAGAACGGTGCGCAAGCTGAGCTGGTACGACCTGATCGACACCGGTCTATCAGGCTCGGGCCTCACGAAAGAGACGATCGAGACGCCGCACGGCAAGGTGACCCGATTCGCCCGTCCCGAGGATGTCGCGGCGCTGGGAACGCCTGCGACAAGCGTTGACCAGACCATCACGCTGCCGGACTGGCTGCGGCTGCCGGCGCCGCGCGAGATGATCGAGGACGATGCGGTTCGCCCCTCCGGCCAGCCGGCCGAGGAAGGCCGTTCCGTTCGATCAGGCGAATCGGTGCAGTCGCGCGCGCTGGCTCTGCAACGCGGCACGCTGGTGCACCGGCTGCTGCAATCCCTGCCCGATATCGCCACCGAGCGCCGGCGCGAGGCCGCGCTCGGCTTCATGGCGCGCAACGCCGCGGACTGGACCGAGACCGACCGGACCGCGCTGGCTGACAAGGTGCTCGCCTTGATCGCCGAGCCGCGCTTTGCAGCCGTGTTCGCCGCAGGCAGCCGGGCGGAGGTCGCCATCGTCGGCAAGCTTGATCGGCCGGGGCGGCCGCCGGCACTGGTGTCAGGGCAGATCGACCGGCTGGTCGTTCGCCCCGAGGAGGTTTTGATCGTCGATTTCAAGACCAACCAGGCCGCGCCCAGGAGCGTCGCTGAGGCGCCCACCACCTATGTCCGACAGCTGGCGCTGTACCGGGCGGTGCTGTCGCGGCTTTATCCCCAAAAGCCCATCCGGGCCGTCCTGCTCTGGACCGAGGCCCTTGAATATATGGAGATTTCAGCCCCCGCGCTGGACGCGGCGCTGGCATCCCTTCATCTCAGCGTGAGCGTCCTTGACCCGGCAAGAGGCCGTTCATAG
- a CDS encoding metallophosphoesterase: MRFAAIADVHGNYLALEAVLTDIRALGIDDIVNLGDMLSGPLDARRTIEILMPLDAVHVLGNHDRYLLDRPPEKMGSWDRPAHAQLNATQLDWLRAQPMTRVFQDQVFLCHATPKDDEIYWLDTVHPDGTVALSPLDRIEQFAEGITQSLILCAHTHLARAVRLRDGRLIVNPGSVGSPGYRDIHPFPHVVEAGTPHARYAILELIDGDWQVTFRQIAYDHEAMAALARRNNQPELANALAMGWIK; encoded by the coding sequence ATGCGTTTTGCTGCGATTGCCGACGTCCATGGAAACTATCTCGCGCTGGAGGCGGTGCTGACCGACATCCGCGCGCTTGGGATCGACGACATCGTCAATCTCGGCGATATGCTGAGCGGCCCGCTCGATGCGCGCCGCACCATCGAAATCCTGATGCCGCTCGATGCCGTACACGTGCTCGGCAATCACGACCGCTATTTGCTCGATCGTCCCCCGGAGAAGATGGGCTCGTGGGACCGTCCTGCGCACGCGCAGCTTAACGCCACGCAGCTTGACTGGCTCCGCGCACAGCCGATGACGCGCGTGTTTCAGGATCAGGTCTTCCTCTGTCACGCGACGCCTAAGGATGACGAGATCTACTGGCTCGACACCGTGCATCCTGACGGCACCGTCGCGCTGTCGCCACTTGATCGCATCGAGCAGTTCGCAGAAGGCATCACGCAGTCGCTGATCCTCTGCGCCCACACTCATCTCGCCCGCGCCGTGCGCTTGCGCGATGGCCGCCTGATCGTCAATCCCGGCAGCGTCGGCAGCCCGGGCTACCGCGACATCCATCCGTTCCCGCATGTCGTCGAAGCCGGCACACCGCACGCGCGCTACGCGATCCTCGAACTGATTGACGGCGATTGGCAGGTGACGTTCCGCCAGATCGCCTATGACCATGAAGCGATGGCCGCACTCGCCCGCCGCAACAACCAGCCGGAGCTGGCGAACGCGCTGGCAATGGGGTGGATCAAGTAG
- a CDS encoding MarR family winged helix-turn-helix transcriptional regulator, with the protein MTKPPLPTRLSGPAESPGFLLWKISNAWQRRLRVALQPYELTHSQFVLLATATWFGAEETLTQARLSQLSGIDPMTTSQVLRALEAARLVERIDHPQDPRAKAITVTKMGRDLARKAVVAVEDADAAFFKPVAPDTKRLVAMFQALVEGNEGDQK; encoded by the coding sequence ATGACCAAGCCACCGCTTCCGACCCGGCTGTCCGGCCCCGCCGAAAGCCCGGGCTTCCTGCTCTGGAAGATCTCGAATGCCTGGCAGCGCCGGTTGCGGGTGGCGCTGCAGCCTTACGAGCTCACCCATTCCCAGTTCGTGCTGCTGGCGACGGCGACCTGGTTCGGCGCGGAGGAAACGCTGACCCAGGCGCGGCTCTCTCAACTCAGCGGCATCGATCCGATGACCACGTCGCAGGTGTTGCGCGCGCTGGAGGCGGCGCGGTTGGTCGAGCGGATCGATCATCCTCAGGACCCGCGCGCCAAGGCAATCACGGTCACAAAGATGGGCCGTGATCTCGCCCGCAAGGCCGTGGTTGCTGTTGAGGATGCCGACGCCGCGTTCTTCAAGCCGGTGGCGCCCGACACCAAGCGGCTGGTTGCGATGTTCCAGGCGCTCGTCGAGGGCAATGAGGGCGACCAAAAATAA
- a CDS encoding ATP-dependent DNA ligase: MEARSVDAIPRGKEWQYEPKWDGFRCLLSRHGNNVDLRSKSGEDLTRYFPEIVAAALKLKADRFTLDGEIVVPLGKGFSFDALLQRIHPAASRVKKLSEETPALYLVFDLLASARQKLLAGEPLGKRRPALEAFAKANLKGSTFRLSPATMSYATAKKWLAQSGGGSDGVIAKRVDLPYQAGNRDGMQKIKKFRSADCVVGGFRYATNKQAGRKVVGSLLLGLYDDKGLLHHVGFTSAIKSEQKPDLTDRLEALIGEPGFTGNAPGGPSRWSTERSAKWCPLKPKLVIEVCYDHFSGERFRHGTSILRWRPDKAPRQCNFEQLKQKVADPMKLLK, from the coding sequence ATGGAGGCGCGTTCCGTCGATGCCATACCGCGCGGCAAGGAATGGCAGTACGAGCCGAAATGGGACGGCTTCCGCTGCCTGCTGTCGCGCCACGGCAACAACGTTGATCTGCGCTCCAAATCCGGCGAGGACCTCACGCGGTATTTCCCCGAGATCGTCGCCGCTGCGCTGAAGCTGAAGGCGGACCGGTTCACGCTCGACGGTGAGATCGTCGTTCCGCTGGGCAAAGGCTTTTCCTTCGACGCGCTGCTGCAGCGGATTCATCCTGCCGCAAGCCGGGTGAAGAAACTGTCGGAGGAGACGCCGGCGCTCTACCTCGTGTTCGATCTGCTGGCGTCGGCGAGACAGAAGCTGCTTGCGGGCGAGCCGCTTGGCAAGCGACGGCCAGCGCTGGAAGCCTTCGCGAAAGCCAATCTGAAAGGCAGCACGTTCCGTCTCTCGCCGGCGACGATGAGCTACGCCACCGCGAAGAAATGGCTGGCGCAGTCGGGCGGTGGCTCGGACGGCGTCATCGCCAAGCGCGTCGATCTGCCTTATCAGGCCGGAAATCGCGACGGCATGCAGAAGATCAAGAAATTCCGCAGCGCCGATTGCGTGGTCGGTGGCTTCCGCTACGCCACCAACAAGCAGGCCGGCCGCAAAGTCGTCGGCTCGCTGCTGCTCGGGCTTTATGACGACAAGGGCCTGCTGCACCATGTCGGCTTCACCTCTGCAATCAAGTCAGAGCAGAAACCCGATCTGACCGACAGGCTGGAAGCCCTGATCGGCGAGCCGGGCTTCACCGGCAACGCGCCGGGCGGACCGAGCCGCTGGTCGACCGAGCGCTCGGCAAAATGGTGTCCGCTCAAACCGAAGCTGGTGATCGAAGTCTGCTACGACCATTTCAGCGGCGAGCGCTTCCGCCATGGCACCTCGATCCTGCGCTGGCGCCCCGACAAAGCGCCACGGCAATGCAATTTCGAGCAGTTGAAGCAGAAAGTGGCCGATCCGATGAAGCTGCTGAAGTGA
- a CDS encoding SRPBCC family protein — translation MGDENIWRSEYSIETVATPETIWSIFRDVPAWKNWNAGIEQIDIDGPFASGTWFTMKPPGEEALRSQLVDVRENVCFVDETRVGDLAILVAHRIEPLGPARTRIVYAVDAHGPQAAEIGPAVSADFPEVLASLTKLAEERR, via the coding sequence ATGGGCGACGAAAACATCTGGCGGAGCGAATACAGCATCGAGACGGTGGCAACCCCGGAGACGATCTGGAGCATCTTTCGCGATGTCCCGGCCTGGAAGAACTGGAATGCAGGCATCGAGCAGATCGACATCGACGGGCCGTTTGCATCAGGCACCTGGTTCACGATGAAGCCGCCGGGCGAGGAGGCGCTGCGCTCGCAGCTGGTCGACGTTCGCGAGAACGTCTGCTTCGTCGACGAAACGCGGGTGGGCGATCTCGCCATCCTTGTCGCGCATCGCATCGAGCCGCTCGGCCCGGCGCGCACGCGCATCGTTTACGCCGTCGATGCCCACGGCCCGCAGGCGGCCGAGATTGGTCCGGCCGTTTCCGCCGATTTCCCCGAGGTGCTCGCGAGCCTGACCAAACTGGCTGAGGAAAGGCGATGA
- the trxA gene encoding thioredoxin, translated as MAVGKVSDTDFEAEVLKANGPVVVDFWAEWCGPCRMIAPALDEIAGAMGDKVKIVKLNVDESPKTASKYGVMSIPTLMIFKGGEMASRQVGAAPKAKLQQWITSAV; from the coding sequence ATGGCCGTTGGCAAGGTTTCCGATACTGATTTCGAAGCCGAAGTGCTCAAGGCGAACGGCCCCGTCGTCGTCGATTTCTGGGCCGAATGGTGCGGCCCCTGCCGCATGATCGCACCCGCGCTCGACGAGATCGCCGGCGCGATGGGCGACAAGGTCAAGATCGTCAAGCTCAATGTCGACGAGAGCCCGAAGACCGCCTCGAAATACGGCGTGATGTCGATTCCGACCCTGATGATCTTCAAGGGCGGCGAGATGGCCTCCCGCCAGGTCGGCGCGGCGCCGAAGGCGAAGCTCCAGCAGTGGATCACCTCCGCGGTCTGA
- a CDS encoding nucleotidyltransferase family protein: MSVKPTKAMVLAAGFGLRMRPLTDKMPKPMVPVAGQPLLDHVLDKLATAGVTDAVVNVHYLPDQIIEHTATRQHPRVIISDERDQVLGTGGGVVKALPLLGDAPFFHVNSDTLWIDGVRSNLARLAENFDPASMDILLLMAPTATSIGYSGRGDYGMLPDGALRKRKEKEIVPFVYAGAAILSPKIFEGAPQGEFSLTKMFDRANEQERLFGLRLDGVWMHVGTPDAVHAAEEAFLESVA, encoded by the coding sequence ATGTCCGTCAAACCGACCAAAGCCATGGTGCTCGCCGCAGGATTCGGCCTGCGCATGCGTCCGCTGACGGACAAGATGCCGAAGCCGATGGTGCCGGTGGCCGGCCAGCCGCTGCTCGACCACGTGCTCGACAAGCTCGCAACGGCCGGCGTCACCGATGCGGTCGTCAACGTGCACTATCTGCCCGACCAGATCATCGAGCACACCGCAACGCGCCAGCATCCGCGCGTGATCATTTCGGACGAGCGCGACCAGGTGCTCGGCACCGGCGGCGGCGTGGTCAAGGCGCTGCCGCTGCTCGGCGATGCGCCGTTCTTCCACGTCAATTCCGACACGCTGTGGATCGACGGCGTGCGCTCCAATCTGGCGCGGCTCGCGGAAAATTTCGACCCCGCCAGCATGGACATCCTGCTGCTGATGGCGCCGACCGCGACCAGCATCGGCTATAGCGGCCGCGGCGATTACGGCATGCTGCCCGATGGCGCCTTACGCAAGCGCAAGGAAAAGGAGATCGTGCCGTTCGTCTATGCCGGCGCTGCGATCCTGTCGCCGAAGATCTTTGAAGGCGCGCCGCAGGGCGAGTTCTCGCTGACAAAGATGTTCGACCGTGCCAATGAGCAGGAGCGTCTGTTCGGCCTGCGTCTCGACGGCGTCTGGATGCATGTCGGCACGCCCGACGCTGTGCACGCCGCGGAAGAGGCGTTTCTGGAGAGCGTGGCGTAG
- the addB gene encoding double-strand break repair protein AddB, which translates to MRVFSVPLSVPFLRTIVASLVDGRLVAGFEARREPARLADATLYLPTRRAMRVVREIFLEEMKTDAVVLPRIVALGDIDEDELAFADEAEQFSGATPLEIPPRLGELERRLTLAQLVAAWAKGPVLAPLVVGGPASTLALAGDLARLIDDMVTRGVDWSALDGLVPDMLDRYWQHSLDFLRIARIAWPSHLAEINRIEPAARRDLLIAAEAKRLTTHPHGPVIAAGSTGSMPATAKFLHAVASLPHGAVVLPGLDTDLDDDAWRSIGGSRDLLGITENPTSNHPQYAMHALLDRFGIKRSDVEILHPPAEGGRDLLASESMRPSAKTEVWHDRLKQPEVAAKIAGGMKNLAVVEAPNPEMEALAIAIAMREARHLGKTAALVTPDRALARRVMAALTRWDLAFDDSGGDVLMETTAGVFARLVAEAATRGLEPPTLLAMLKHPLCRLGRAPGAWKAAIEDLELAILRGTRPPPATFGLLREFNRFREELAKLGRGAISALHKSEPRARLEAEDVDRIQELIEALQKALAPIESLASSRPFDFAELAHRHREIMIELSRDEQGIPLAFEDREGLALASAFDDLLRGGTTSGLMVTLPDYAETFQTAFSDRAVRRRDKPGARLQIYGPLESRLMQADRIIIGGLIEGVWPPAPRIDPWLSRPMRHELGLDLPERRIGLSAHDFAQLLGGDELILTHSAKAGGAPAVASRFLHRLEAVAGDELWKAAVRAGEKYVQFAGALDQPAEVAPIKQPEPRPPRATRPLQMSVTAIEDWLRDPYTIYAKYILKLAALDPVDMPLSAADRGSAIHDALGEFTEVYAAHLPDDPARVLHDIGKKYFEPLMERPEARALWWPRFQRIARWFGEWETARRDAIEAITAETYGKISIPLDNKRSFTLSARADRIERRQGGGYAILDYKTGQPPTGKQVRMGLSPQLTLEAAILREGGFPDIDAGASVSQLVYVRLSGNNPPGEERILELKYKPGDEPQPPDTAAAEARAKLEALIRAFDDPNQPYTSLNLPMWTNRYGAYDDLARIKEWSAAGGLGIEEW; encoded by the coding sequence ATGCGCGTTTTCAGCGTTCCTCTCTCAGTTCCGTTCCTGCGCACCATCGTCGCAAGCCTGGTCGACGGCCGGCTGGTCGCGGGATTCGAGGCGCGCAGGGAACCGGCGCGGCTGGCGGACGCCACGCTGTATCTGCCGACGCGGCGCGCCATGCGCGTGGTCCGCGAGATCTTCCTCGAGGAGATGAAGACAGATGCCGTGGTGCTGCCGCGCATCGTCGCGCTCGGCGACATCGACGAGGACGAGCTCGCCTTCGCCGATGAAGCCGAGCAGTTTTCCGGCGCAACGCCGCTGGAGATTCCGCCGCGGCTCGGCGAGCTCGAACGGCGGCTGACGCTGGCGCAGCTCGTCGCGGCCTGGGCCAAGGGCCCGGTGCTGGCGCCGCTGGTGGTCGGCGGCCCGGCCTCGACGCTGGCGCTGGCCGGCGATCTCGCCCGGCTGATCGACGACATGGTGACGCGCGGCGTCGACTGGAGCGCGCTCGATGGCCTCGTGCCTGATATGCTCGACCGTTACTGGCAGCATTCGCTCGACTTCTTGCGGATCGCGCGCATCGCCTGGCCGAGCCATCTCGCCGAGATCAACCGCATCGAGCCCGCGGCGCGGCGGGATCTGTTGATCGCGGCGGAAGCGAAGCGGCTCACGACGCATCCCCATGGCCCCGTGATCGCGGCCGGCTCGACCGGTTCGATGCCGGCCACCGCAAAATTCCTCCATGCGGTCGCCTCGCTGCCGCATGGCGCCGTGGTGCTGCCCGGTCTCGACACCGATCTCGATGACGATGCCTGGCGCAGCATCGGCGGCAGCAGGGACCTGCTGGGCATCACCGAGAATCCCACCTCGAACCATCCGCAATATGCCATGCATGCGCTGCTGGATCGCTTCGGCATCAAGCGCAGCGATGTCGAGATCCTCCATCCGCCCGCGGAGGGCGGCCGCGATCTGCTGGCGTCGGAATCGATGCGCCCCTCCGCCAAGACGGAAGTCTGGCACGACCGGCTGAAGCAGCCCGAGGTCGCCGCGAAAATCGCAGGCGGCATGAAGAATCTCGCGGTGGTCGAAGCGCCCAACCCGGAAATGGAAGCGCTCGCGATCGCGATTGCCATGCGCGAGGCCCGGCATCTCGGCAAAACGGCGGCGCTGGTGACGCCCGATCGCGCGCTGGCACGGCGGGTGATGGCGGCGCTGACCCGATGGGATCTCGCCTTCGATGATTCCGGCGGCGACGTGCTGATGGAAACCACGGCCGGCGTCTTTGCGCGCCTTGTCGCGGAAGCGGCGACCAGGGGATTGGAGCCGCCGACGCTGCTGGCGATGCTGAAGCATCCGCTGTGCCGGCTCGGCCGGGCGCCCGGCGCCTGGAAGGCCGCGATCGAGGATCTCGAGCTCGCAATCTTGCGCGGCACGCGCCCGCCGCCGGCGACCTTCGGGCTGCTGCGCGAGTTCAACCGCTTTCGCGAGGAGCTGGCAAAGCTGGGACGTGGCGCGATCTCCGCGCTCCACAAGTCCGAGCCGCGCGCGCGACTCGAGGCGGAGGATGTCGATCGCATCCAGGAGCTGATCGAGGCGTTGCAGAAGGCGTTGGCTCCGATCGAGAGTCTCGCGTCATCAAGACCGTTCGACTTCGCCGAGCTCGCGCACCGGCATCGCGAGATCATGATCGAGCTGTCGCGCGACGAGCAAGGCATTCCGCTCGCCTTCGAGGACCGCGAAGGCCTCGCCCTCGCCAGCGCCTTCGACGATCTCCTGCGCGGCGGCACCACCAGCGGCTTGATGGTGACGCTGCCTGACTATGCCGAGACGTTCCAGACCGCGTTCAGCGATCGCGCCGTGCGACGCCGCGACAAGCCGGGCGCGCGCCTGCAGATCTACGGCCCGCTGGAATCGCGCCTGATGCAGGCCGACCGAATCATCATCGGCGGTCTCATCGAAGGCGTCTGGCCGCCGGCGCCGCGGATCGATCCCTGGCTGAGCCGGCCGATGCGGCATGAGCTCGGCCTCGATCTGCCGGAGCGGCGTATCGGCCTCTCCGCGCACGACTTCGCGCAACTGCTGGGCGGTGACGAGCTGATCCTCACCCATTCTGCCAAGGCCGGCGGCGCGCCTGCGGTGGCCTCGCGCTTCCTGCACCGGCTGGAGGCCGTCGCAGGCGACGAGCTCTGGAAGGCGGCTGTTCGTGCCGGCGAAAAATACGTGCAGTTCGCAGGCGCGCTCGACCAGCCGGCCGAGGTCGCGCCGATCAAGCAGCCCGAGCCGCGGCCGCCACGCGCCACGCGGCCGCTGCAAATGTCGGTGACTGCGATCGAGGATTGGCTGCGCGATCCCTACACGATCTACGCAAAATACATTCTGAAGCTCGCTGCGCTCGATCCCGTCGACATGCCGCTGTCGGCCGCCGACCGCGGATCGGCGATCCACGACGCGCTCGGCGAATTCACGGAAGTCTACGCCGCGCATCTGCCCGACGATCCCGCCCGCGTGCTGCACGACATCGGCAAGAAATATTTCGAGCCGCTGATGGAGCGGCCCGAGGCGCGCGCGCTGTGGTGGCCGCGCTTCCAGCGCATCGCGCGCTGGTTCGGCGAATGGGAGACGGCGCGGCGCGACGCGATCGAGGCGATCACCGCGGAGACTTACGGCAAGATCTCCATTCCCCTCGACAACAAGCGCAGCTTTACGCTCTCGGCGCGCGCCGACCGCATCGAGCGGCGCCAGGGTGGCGGCTATGCCATCCTCGACTACAAGACCGGCCAGCCGCCGACCGGCAAGCAGGTCCGCATGGGCCTGTCGCCACAGCTCACGCTGGAAGCCGCGATCCTGCGGGAGGGCGGTTTCCCTGATATCGACGCCGGCGCGTCCGTGAGCCAGCTCGTCTATGTCCGCCTCAGCGGCAACAATCCGCCGGGCGAGGAGCGCATCCTCGAGCTTAAATACAAGCCGGGCGACGAACCGCAGCCGCCGGATACAGCAGCCGCGGAAGCGCGCGCCAAGCTGGAAGCGCTGATCCGCGCCTTCGACGATCCGAACCAGCCCTACACCTCGCTGAACCTGCCGATGTGGACCAACCGCTACGGCGCCTATGACGACCTCGCCCGGATCAAGGAATGGTCCGCAGCCGGCGGCCTGGGGATCGAGGAATGGTGA